The DNA region GCCGGTGTGCGCCGACACGCCTCCGCCGATGGCCGGGTCCGACGCGACGGGACTCTTCACGAGAATCTTGAGCCGGTCGTCGGAGCCGAAGAGCGCGAAGCGCACCGACGAGTCTTTGCCGAGATCCCGCGAAAGGAGCGCTTGGTAGTCGTAATAGACGGGGGCCGTTGAAACGCCGGAGCCGGCAGCCTCGAGCACGGGCTTGAGCCAGAGATCAAAATAGGAGCGACGACCACCGACGGCGAAGTTCCAACCGGTGTTGCCGATGGGGCCTTCGGCAAGCACGCGCGCGTCAATGAGATCGACCTGCGCGAGCCCGTGAAGCTTGTCCTTCTTGGGATCGCGCATGCCGACGTCGACGACGCCGCCCATCACGCGGCCGTATTGGGCCGAGAAGTTGCCGGGATAGAAATCGATCTTCTCGAGCAGCTCGGTGGGGATGGCCGAGCTCAAACCGCCGAAGTGGTAGATGAGCGGTACGAGCGTACCGTCGACGAAGGTGTTCGTGTCGTTGGGGGACGAGCCGCGAATGATGAGCAGGCCCGCGAGGCCCGGCGGCCTGGCAACGCCGGGGAGGTATTGGAGCGAGCGGAGCGCATCGCCGCCGGTGCCGGGGATGCGGTTCATCTCGCGCTGCTCGATGGTGCGCTTGGTGACCTCGCGGGGCGGACGCACGCCGCGAACGCGCACCTCTTCGACTCCGTCCTCGTCGCCTTCGGGCTCCTTCGGGGCCGCTGCACCCGCGGCGGCGGAGCGCTCGAGACGAAGGACGTTCGAGACTTCCTCGCCGGGCCCGAGCTCCTGCGTCCCCTCCGCTGCGACGAAACCTTCGGCTTCGATCTTGAACCGATAGGTGCCGGCGACGAGTCCCTCGAACGTGAAGCTGCCGGCGGCGAGGTCTGTGGTGCGCGCCTGGCCGTCGGGCCCCGTGAGCGTGATCTTGCCGGCCCCGACAGCGCGATCGGTGTCGCGAGCGCGCACGCGCCCGCGAAAGCGCGCCTCCGGGGGCGTAAACGCGTAGCGGTGGCGAATCTTCGCCGCGACGGCGCGGTCGGCGCGCTTGGCCGGCTCGAAGACGAGCTTGCGCGCCGCTTCGAGCGCCGCTTCGTCGAAGCCGTGCCCCTGGGGGGTCTCGACGGTCGCCTTGCGAACGGCGCCGGTGACATCGATCTCTAGAACGAGAACGACCGTGATCTTCTCCCGCACGCCGTCGGTTACGGCTTGTTGCGGGTAGACGGCGCCTTCGTCTTTGACGAGCTTTGGTGGTTCGACGGTGACGGCCTGCGGTGCCGTGGGCGCCTCTTCTTTGGGCGCGATGATGGCAGCTCCGGCGGCACCACGCGGGATGCTCGATCCGTCACGCGGCTTTTCGTCGGGCGCGGCCGGTGGCGGGGGAGCCGGCGGCGTTGGAGCCGCGGGCGCGGGCGTTTGCGCGGCCGTGTGGCGCGGAAACAGGGCGGGCCCCGCTACCACGAGGAGCGCCGCAACGATGCAGCGTGCACTGCGAGCGCGAACGCGCGCCACGGGTCTCATGCGCGACTACGCTTAGTGGCACCGCCGCCAAAGCTCAAGGAGTCTTGGACAATTCGTGGCTTCAGACTTTCCGGCGGGTGCGTTATACGCGGGCGCGTGAGGAGTCCGTGACGACGCCGCGGTCCGCCTTTGACGCTCGGCGCGGCTGGCGCGCGCCGTCCGCGTACGTCGCCTCAACGCTCTATGTGCTGTGGGCGGCGGCGTGGACCCTCGCGTCGGCGGTCTCGTTTTACCGGGCCATGCTCGATCAAACGGGCGGCGAGTGGTCTGCGCCCCTCGACGACGTCTTCATTCACTTCGACTATGCGCGCGAAACCGCGCGCGGCGAGCCCTTTCGATGGACCGCAGGCAACGGCTATTCGTCGGGCAACACGAGCCTGAGCTACCCCTTCGTCCTCGCCGCCGGCTACCTCGGCGGCTACACCGGCGAAAAGCTCATGGTCTGGGCCGGCATCGTCGCCGCCGTCAGCGTCTTTGGCACGATGCTCGTGGCCCGTCATCTCTTCCCAAAGGGCGCGGGCGCCGAGCCGTCGGTGGCGAGCTTCCTCGTGCCGCCGGCGCTCGTGTCCTTGGGAGCGCTCTCTTGGTCGCTCTGGAGCGGCATGGAGGTGGCCGTCTTTCTCGGCGCCTGGGCCCTCGCGCTCATGGCCGCGTTGGGTATCGAATCGATGCAGCCCGATCGACCAGGACAGGCGAGCCTTCGCGCGCGCTCTCTCCTCTTGGGCGCGGCCGGCGTGCTGTTGGTGACGACGCGCCCGGAAGGCGCGACGACGCTGGCAGCGCTCGGCGTCATGGCCGCCGAGGGCGTCCGAAGGCGCGCCGGAATGCGGCAAGCGCTCATGGTGCTCGCGCTCGCGGGCGCGCCGGCGGCCCTCGCGTTGGCGCTCCAAACGTGGGCCAACGCCGCCTTCACCGGCGAGCTCTCGGCCAATGGCGCCATCGTGAAGCTCGCCATCAACCACCCGTACATGACGCCGAGCGAGAAGCTCGACGACTACCTCTTCAACGTTCGTTACGCCGTCTTCCGAAACGTCGACTACCACTTCGCCGACTCACCGGGCTTTGGCTTCATTTTGCCCGCCCTCGCGGCCGCTTCGTTGGCGGTCAAAGAAACGCGGCGGTATGCGCTCCTCCTTTGGGCGCAGATCCTCCTTTGGATCGCCGTCGTTGCGTTGAATGGGCAGGTCCGTTGGCAAAACGAGCGATACACGATGCCAGCCGTCGCGTGGCTGATCCTGGCCGCGGCGCTCGGGGCCTACGGCCTCGTTAAGCAACGGCGGGCACCGTCGTTCGCCCTCTTGGCCCTCGTGTGCGCCGGTGCGATCCAGATCATCGGGGTCGGGACGCGGCCGGCCGGCACGGCGGCCGAGCTTCGCTTCCCGTGGGGCCTGGCCCTCTTCGCGGGCCTCACCGTGGCGTTACTCCTTCAGGTTTGGGCCGTGCGCGCCATCGCCGTCGCCGCCGCGCTCTTCTTGTTCCAAACGCATCAGAGCGACCGCCTGCGCGATCAGAAGTGGTTCTTTGCAAGGGCCTCACGCAACATTCGTGATCAACACCTGGTGGCGGGGCGCTGGCTCGCGGAGATCAAGCCGAAGCGAATCCTGGTGGGAGACGCCGGCGCGCTCGTGTACGCGTCGGGCGCCCGCGGCCTCGACATCATCGGCCTAGGCGGCTTCCACCAACTGCCCTTCGCGCGCGCCGGCGTCCACGGCCTTGCGGCGAGCCTCGAGCTCATCGAGCGCATGCCGGCGGCGGAGCGGCCGGACATCATGGCGATCTACCCCACCTGGTGGGGCGTCTTGCCAACCTGGTTCGCCAAGGACGTCTTGGCGCGGTTCCCCGTCGAAGGAAACGTGATCTGCGGCGGTTACGAAGACGTGATCTACCGCACCGATTGGAGCCTCCTCGGCTCCGGCGAACGCCCCCGAACAATCCCCGCCGGAGAGGTGGTTCGCGACGCCGTCGACATCGCCGATCTGGTCAGCGAGCGCGCACACGGGTATCGGTTTCCGCAGCCGGCCGGCGGTTTCACGGACATGAAGATTCTCCCCGACCCTTCCGATCCTCGCGCATCCATCTTCGACGGCGGCCGCCGCATCGGAGCCGGCCGCGCCGAGAGCTTTCGCCTTCGCGGGCTCCGCGCCGGCGCGGCTGCGCACCTCGTGATTCGCTCCTCGCCGGAGCCAGCCACGCGCGTGCGCGTTCGCGTCGCGGGGCGCGATGTCGCGTCCTTCGAGCTTCCCGAGACCGAAGGCTGGACCGAATCGGTGGTGACGGTCCAAGTGACGGAAGAGCCGCTTCGCGTCGAGCTCGTCAATGATGGCCCCAACGACTTCGTGGACCACCACGTTTGGGTGACGCAGTGACTCGGCTCAAGGCGCTTCTCGCGTTCATCATGCCCGCCGACGTCGGCGCCTGGGGGACCTTCGCCTTCGGGCTCTTGGCC from Myxococcales bacterium includes:
- a CDS encoding TonB-dependent receptor; its protein translation is MRPVARVRARSARCIVAALLVVAGPALFPRHTAAQTPAPAAPTPPAPPPPAAPDEKPRDGSSIPRGAAGAAIIAPKEEAPTAPQAVTVEPPKLVKDEGAVYPQQAVTDGVREKITVVLVLEIDVTGAVRKATVETPQGHGFDEAALEAARKLVFEPAKRADRAVAAKIRHRYAFTPPEARFRGRVRARDTDRAVGAGKITLTGPDGQARTTDLAAGSFTFEGLVAGTYRFKIEAEGFVAAEGTQELGPGEEVSNVLRLERSAAAGAAAPKEPEGDEDGVEEVRVRGVRPPREVTKRTIEQREMNRIPGTGGDALRSLQYLPGVARPPGLAGLLIIRGSSPNDTNTFVDGTLVPLIYHFGGLSSAIPTELLEKIDFYPGNFSAQYGRVMGGVVDVGMRDPKKDKLHGLAQVDLIDARVLAEGPIGNTGWNFAVGGRRSYFDLWLKPVLEAAGSGVSTAPVYYDYQALLSRDLGKDSSVRFALFGSDDRLKILVKSPVASDPAIGGGVSAHTGFYRLQGRYKTKLGKNTDFKLMSAIGSDFIEFALGDNYFTLESFPLSTRVEVSQKVSPGVTANVGMDMLYAPYDVRVRFPPFPQPGEPPSGPILSRPPLVSEDKDAIYRPALYTELELVPQVGTRLVPGVRVDYAKDTRSWDLSPRINFRQDVVRNPRTTLKGGVGVFMQPPQPQETNPVFGNPSVKSNRALHYGLGAEHELTRNIELGLEGFYKQLDRLVVQGKGNQGRGRIYGLEVLLRYKPDARFFGWLAYTLSRSERQNSPADPVVLAPFDQTRARTTTSRGAPSRRASRSFRASAFEESSSHASDSLRARCRDRHARSPRARCAPRRLERVVPLRRLRPAVGGQRRSDPRVARQQALREARRHG